The following proteins are encoded in a genomic region of Bacillota bacterium:
- a CDS encoding histidine triad nucleotide-binding protein has product MSDCIFCKIIDGSIPSNKVYEDDKVVAFHDINPLAKVHILVVPKCHIESADHIDAGNSDFVKHVFEVIPGIAKDAGVTDNYQVVNNCGEKAGQTVKHLHFHILSNK; this is encoded by the coding sequence ATGTCAGACTGCATTTTCTGCAAAATAATCGACGGGTCTATCCCTTCAAACAAGGTTTATGAGGATGATAAGGTCGTTGCGTTCCATGACATCAATCCACTTGCAAAGGTGCATATCCTTGTTGTGCCAAAATGCCATATCGAAAGCGCCGACCATATCGACGCCGGAAATTCCGACTTTGTAAAACACGTCTTCGAGGTTATACCGGGGATTGCTAAAGACGCCGGAGTGACCGATAATTACCAGGTGGTAAACAACTGTGGCGAAAAGGCGGGGCAGACTGTTAAACACTTGCATTTTCACATCCTTTCAAATAAATAA
- a CDS encoding coenzyme F420-0:L-glutamate ligase yields MAEIKPNEGKKDIIEVDGVKYLRLPVRTSVVTENDVIADIAEKYVKEHLQPGDIVFISEKSVACSQKRAIPLTEIHPRPLAKFLTKFVYKSPYGIGLGIPETMEMALQECGTLRIMFAAFISAIGKLFGVRGWFYKIAGDRAESIDGPTPYTLPPYNKCVVLGPDKPDEVAKSVADRIGVQTAIVDINDLKGKILGVSDPSMDKNKLVAILKDNPLGQSGQQTPMGIIRKA; encoded by the coding sequence ATGGCTGAAATAAAACCTAACGAAGGCAAAAAAGATATTATCGAGGTCGACGGCGTTAAATATCTCCGTCTGCCTGTCCGCACAAGTGTTGTAACAGAGAATGATGTTATTGCAGATATTGCTGAGAAGTATGTTAAAGAACATCTGCAGCCCGGCGACATAGTGTTTATAAGCGAAAAGTCCGTCGCATGTTCACAAAAACGTGCAATACCGCTGACGGAAATACATCCGCGCCCACTTGCAAAATTCCTTACGAAATTTGTATATAAGTCTCCCTACGGAATAGGACTGGGCATCCCGGAAACGATGGAGATGGCGCTTCAGGAGTGCGGCACACTTCGCATCATGTTTGCGGCGTTCATTTCTGCGATAGGAAAGCTTTTTGGCGTTCGAGGCTGGTTTTACAAGATAGCGGGCGACCGTGCTGAATCGATCGACGGCCCTACCCCTTACACATTGCCGCCTTATAACAAATGCGTCGTTTTAGGCCCGGATAAGCCGGATGAAGTAGCAAAATCAGTTGCGGACCGCATCGGCGTTCAGACTGCAATAGTTGATATCAACGATTTAAAAGGAAAAATACTCGGCGTTTCAGATCCGTCGATGGATAAAAATAAACTTGTTGCAATTCTTAAGGACAACCCGCTCGGTCAGTCGGGACAGCAGACCCCGATGGGCATTATAAGAAAAGCATAG
- a CDS encoding phosphoribosyltransferase family protein, which yields MDSFYTLNVAGLKRDLPICKISDELSIAAFVIFGDVELTVSCARELIKKVPEHDIMITAESKGIPLIHEMARQMGVNKYIVARKMPKLYMKNPFSVELHSITTAKKQVLYIDEADVNLMKGNRVLIVDDVISTGESVKAVEKLIKQAGGTVAGKMAILAEGDAVQREDIIYLEELPLIINK from the coding sequence ATGGACTCTTTCTATACACTTAACGTCGCCGGTTTAAAGCGCGACCTTCCAATATGCAAAATAAGCGATGAGCTTTCTATTGCAGCATTTGTAATCTTCGGCGATGTTGAACTGACAGTGTCATGCGCACGCGAGCTTATCAAAAAAGTTCCCGAGCATGATATCATGATAACCGCTGAATCAAAGGGAATTCCGCTTATACATGAAATGGCTCGCCAGATGGGTGTTAACAAATATATAGTTGCGCGCAAGATGCCAAAGCTTTATATGAAAAATCCTTTTTCTGTCGAGCTTCATTCAATAACCACTGCTAAGAAACAGGTTCTTTATATAGACGAGGCGGATGTCAATCTGATGAAGGGCAATCGTGTGCTTATCGTGGATGATGTTATTAGCACAGGCGAATCTGTTAAAGCTGTTGAAAAGCTTATAAAACAAGCCGGCGGAACTGTTGCCGGGAAAATGGCTATACTCGCTGAGGGCGATGCAGTTCAAAGAGAAGATATAATATATCTTGAGGAACTGCCGCTCATAATCAATAAGTAG